In a single window of the Abyssibacter profundi genome:
- a CDS encoding ABC transporter ATP-binding protein: MLKMTHLSKAFRTEIVETFALRDFSIEVQQGEFVAVTGPSGSGKTTFLNIAGLLETASNGRYELDGQDVSALNDHARSKIRNEKIGFIFQAFNLIPDLNVFDNVDVPLRYRGLRAGERRRRIEDALERVGLSARMKHYPAELSGGQQQRVAIARALAGRPRLLLADEPTGNLDTQMARAVMELIEDVHRDGATIVMVTHDPELAARTQRNVHIVDGQVVDIDAAEPRFAAVAGG; encoded by the coding sequence ATGCTCAAGATGACCCATTTATCCAAGGCCTTCCGCACCGAGATTGTCGAGACCTTCGCACTGCGCGATTTCTCCATCGAAGTGCAGCAGGGGGAGTTTGTGGCCGTGACCGGACCGTCCGGTTCCGGCAAGACCACGTTCCTGAACATTGCCGGTTTGCTGGAAACGGCCAGCAACGGCCGCTACGAACTCGATGGTCAGGATGTCAGTGCACTGAACGACCATGCGCGTTCGAAGATTCGGAACGAAAAAATCGGATTCATCTTTCAGGCGTTCAACCTGATTCCCGATCTCAACGTGTTCGACAACGTGGATGTGCCGCTGCGCTACCGCGGCCTTCGTGCTGGAGAACGCCGGCGTCGCATCGAAGACGCCCTGGAGCGGGTCGGCCTGTCTGCCCGCATGAAGCACTACCCGGCGGAGTTGTCCGGCGGGCAGCAGCAGCGGGTGGCCATTGCCCGTGCCCTGGCGGGGCGGCCGCGTCTGCTGCTGGCCGACGAGCCCACGGGCAATCTTGACACGCAAATGGCACGCGCGGTCATGGAATTGATCGAGGATGTCCATCGCGACGGCGCGACCATCGTCATGGTCACGCATGACCCCGAGCTGGCGGCGCGCACCCAGCGCAATGTCCATATTGTCGATGGGCAGGTGGTGGACATCGATGCCGCAGAGCCGCGGTTTGCGGCTGTGGCCGGAGGCTGA
- a CDS encoding ABC transporter permease — MLAYYFRLALRSLRRNPALTVLMVVAIGIGIGASVTTMTVMHVLSGDPMPEKSDRLFYPRVDPEDAMFYEPGAEPPHQLTYVDAMNLLRDGRGRHQAVMSGGGSVVVPEAPDQEPVLIETRYTTADFFALFDVPFLHGAGWTAEQDEARDQVVVLSRSLNERVFGGANSVGESIRLGDHRFRVIGVIDQWRPNPHFYDLTTGPYADSEDAFLPLETSIDLQMARSGDMSCFGDERQSPEQQQRSGVCMWLQYWVELDAPEDRVAYRQYLERYSQAQREAGRFERPDNVRLHSLTEWLEVREVVPDDVRLQFWVALGFLVVCIVNTIGLMLAKFLRRSGEIGVRRALGATRRSVFLQYLMEAAMIGLVGAVLGVLLALAGLAAVRLQPVDYAAFARLDLNMLALAVGLSVLASLLAGLLPAWQACRIAPALQLKSE; from the coding sequence GTGCTCGCCTATTATTTTCGTCTCGCCCTGCGCAGCCTGCGTCGCAATCCGGCACTGACCGTGCTCATGGTGGTGGCTATCGGCATCGGTATTGGCGCCAGCGTGACCACCATGACGGTCATGCATGTGCTGTCCGGTGACCCGATGCCGGAGAAAAGCGATCGATTGTTCTACCCGCGTGTCGATCCGGAAGACGCGATGTTCTACGAGCCGGGGGCCGAGCCGCCGCACCAGCTGACCTATGTCGATGCCATGAATCTGCTGCGAGACGGTCGTGGCCGGCATCAGGCAGTGATGAGCGGCGGCGGATCGGTGGTCGTGCCAGAGGCGCCCGATCAGGAACCGGTGCTCATCGAGACCCGGTACACCACCGCAGATTTTTTCGCCTTGTTCGACGTGCCTTTCCTCCACGGAGCGGGCTGGACGGCAGAGCAGGACGAGGCCCGCGACCAGGTGGTGGTGCTGTCGCGTTCGCTGAACGAGCGCGTGTTTGGTGGCGCCAACAGTGTTGGCGAGTCCATCCGTCTGGGCGATCACCGTTTCCGCGTGATCGGGGTGATCGATCAGTGGCGGCCCAACCCGCATTTCTATGATTTGACGACCGGCCCCTACGCCGATTCCGAGGACGCCTTTCTGCCCTTGGAAACCTCGATTGACCTGCAGATGGCGCGCAGCGGCGATATGTCCTGTTTTGGCGATGAACGCCAATCGCCCGAGCAGCAGCAGCGATCTGGCGTCTGCATGTGGTTGCAGTACTGGGTGGAACTGGATGCCCCCGAGGATCGGGTCGCCTACCGGCAGTACCTGGAGCGTTACAGCCAGGCCCAGCGGGAAGCGGGGCGGTTCGAACGGCCCGATAACGTGCGCCTACACAGCCTGACCGAATGGCTGGAGGTGCGCGAGGTGGTGCCCGATGACGTGCGCCTGCAGTTCTGGGTGGCGCTGGGCTTTCTGGTGGTCTGCATCGTCAACACCATCGGCTTGATGCTGGCCAAGTTCTTACGCCGGTCCGGTGAGATCGGCGTTCGGCGCGCATTGGGCGCCACCCGGCGATCGGTGTTTCTCCAGTACCTGATGGAGGCCGCGATGATCGGCCTGGTGGGCGCGGTGCTGGGGGTGTTGCTGGCACTGGCCGGCCTGGCTGCGGTGCGGCTCCAACCGGTGGATTACGCGGCGTTTGCACGGCTGGATCTCAACATGTTGGCGCTGGCCGTGGGGCTGTCTGTGCTGGCCAGCCTCCTGGCCGGTTTGCTGCCCGCGTGGCAGGCCTGTCGCATTGCCCCGGCCCTGCAGTTGAAGAGCGAATAA
- a CDS encoding ABC transporter permease has protein sequence MDIAPVLKALRQQKTAALLIAFEIALACAIICNALFVMVARTERMQVDSGVVESELLRIRSATLDDQAERPARVGEDLAALREVAGVVDVAAVQQVPFGNSSWNTSLATERDGRGITSSTNYFDSGNLVKTLGLTLIAGRDFLPEEYIEFEALYREEARTNGVAIITQTLAERLWPGESALGKQFYPDADPVRVIGVVDRLIRPSFRNLDNADSSTIYPVRHAPGAQYVVRFRGRSAEAVLQDAEAALRAVHPGRLTLSAESFPQLRERFFRGDRVMTLLLAGVVVALLIVTALGIVGLASFWVQRRRRQIGVRRALGATRGAILRYFQLENFLIVTAGVAVGMFAAYAVNAWLMLHYALPRLPLSYLPAGAIGLWLLGQVAVLPPALRAMRVPPALATRA, from the coding sequence ATGGATATTGCACCCGTACTGAAAGCGCTGCGGCAACAGAAAACGGCAGCGCTGCTCATTGCCTTCGAAATCGCACTGGCCTGCGCCATTATCTGCAACGCCCTGTTCGTCATGGTGGCGCGTACCGAGCGCATGCAGGTCGACAGCGGGGTGGTGGAGTCCGAGCTGCTCCGCATCCGCTCGGCCACATTGGATGACCAGGCAGAGCGCCCGGCGCGCGTGGGCGAGGACCTGGCGGCCCTGCGTGAAGTCGCCGGCGTGGTGGATGTGGCCGCTGTGCAGCAGGTGCCGTTCGGAAATTCTTCCTGGAATACCAGTTTGGCCACCGAACGGGATGGACGCGGCATCACCAGTTCCACGAATTATTTCGACTCCGGCAATCTGGTGAAGACGCTGGGACTCACGCTGATCGCCGGCCGCGATTTTCTGCCCGAGGAGTACATCGAGTTCGAGGCGCTGTACCGCGAAGAAGCGCGCACCAACGGGGTGGCCATCATTACCCAGACGCTGGCCGAGCGCTTGTGGCCCGGTGAGTCGGCCCTGGGCAAGCAGTTCTATCCCGATGCTGACCCGGTCCGGGTAATCGGCGTGGTTGATCGTCTCATCCGTCCCTCGTTCCGCAATCTCGACAACGCCGACAGCAGCACGATTTACCCGGTGCGTCACGCGCCGGGTGCCCAGTATGTGGTGCGTTTTCGAGGTCGCAGTGCCGAGGCCGTGCTGCAGGATGCCGAGGCCGCGCTGCGGGCGGTGCATCCGGGGCGTCTGACACTGAGCGCGGAGTCCTTCCCCCAGCTGCGCGAGCGCTTCTTCCGCGGTGACCGTGTCATGACCTTACTGCTGGCGGGCGTGGTGGTGGCGCTGCTCATCGTCACCGCGCTGGGCATTGTCGGGCTTGCGAGTTTCTGGGTGCAGCGTCGGCGGCGACAGATCGGGGTGCGCCGGGCCTTGGGGGCCACGCGTGGTGCCATCCTCCGCTACTTTCAGTTGGAGAACTTTTTGATCGTGACCGCCGGCGTGGCCGTGGGCATGTTTGCCGCCTATGCGGTCAACGCCTGGCTCATGCTGCACTATGCATTACCCAGATTGCCGCTGAGCTACCTGCCGGCTGGTGCGATTGGCCTCTGGCTGCTGGGGCAGGTTGCCGTGCTACCGCCTGCATTGCGGGCGATGCGCGTGCCGCCGGCGCTGGCGACACGCGCATGA